The Candidatus Kapaibacterium sp. genome has a segment encoding these proteins:
- the kdsA gene encoding 3-deoxy-8-phosphooctulonate synthase, with amino-acid sequence MHKFILIAGPCLAESSEMLEQTAESILESTKDYDIDLIFKASYRKANRTSGDSFEGVGDIKALEWISQIGKKYNLRTITDVHSIQDCEMAAQYVDALQIPAFLCRQTDLLVAAGKTGKAINIKKGQFLAAKDMQKAAQKVASTGNNKIMLTERGTFFGYHDLVVDFRSLPIMSGFSYPVIYDATHSVQQPSQGEQSGGLRQFILPLAKAAIAVGVNGIFCETHPSPDKAMSDAATQIKLDEFPSFIKTLLDLNQAIK; translated from the coding sequence TTGCACAAATTTATTTTAATTGCCGGACCATGTTTAGCCGAATCAAGCGAAATGTTGGAACAGACTGCCGAATCAATTTTGGAATCAACTAAGGATTATGATATAGACCTCATTTTCAAGGCTTCGTACCGTAAAGCAAATCGCACGAGTGGCGATTCATTTGAAGGCGTGGGCGATATTAAGGCTTTGGAGTGGATTTCCCAAATTGGAAAAAAGTATAATCTCAGAACCATAACTGATGTTCATAGCATCCAAGATTGCGAAATGGCAGCTCAATATGTAGATGCTTTGCAAATCCCCGCTTTTTTATGCCGACAGACTGATTTGCTCGTAGCTGCGGGCAAGACCGGCAAAGCGATTAATATCAAAAAGGGGCAATTTCTCGCAGCTAAGGATATGCAAAAAGCAGCACAGAAAGTAGCTTCAACGGGCAATAACAAAATCATGCTTACCGAGCGAGGTACATTTTTCGGTTATCATGATTTAGTCGTGGATTTCCGTAGCTTACCCATTATGTCGGGCTTTTCTTATCCGGTAATATATGATGCTACGCACTCTGTTCAACAGCCATCGCAAGGCGAGCAGTCAGGTGGATTGCGACAATTCATCTTACCTTTGGCAAAAGCGGCAATTGCAGTGGGTGTCAATGGAATCTTTTGCGAAACTCATCCGAGTCCCGACAAAGCAATGAGCGATGCGGCAACCCAAATAAAGTTGGACGAATTTCCGTCATTCATCAAGACGCTTTTAGACTTGAACCAAGCAATAAAATGA
- a CDS encoding aspartate carbamoyltransferase catalytic subunit — protein sequence MGELKLSKPYLLQASDLTTEDVKLIFDKSDYFLKHYKRGEKFDDLKGVTVAMVFFEPSTRTKLSFDIAAKRLSADTISFQSATSSLTKGESLIDTLHTIEAMGVQMYVVRHGKSGVPQFLQENTSGVILNAGDGKHAHPTQALLDSYTLYRHFGDVKGLKVCIVGDIIHSRVARSNIALLKTLGAEVTLCAPGTLLPRNRNIWDCPIIESLDDAVEWADVMLVLRLQRERMESGILPSITEFSKYYGVKYEHFTRKPELVLMHPGPVNFGIELDYRLSTYPNCLIQTQVIHGVFIRMALLSLLGRDL from the coding sequence ATGGGCGAACTTAAGCTATCTAAACCCTACTTATTACAGGCTTCAGACCTCACGACAGAGGATGTTAAGCTCATTTTCGACAAATCCGACTATTTTCTTAAGCACTATAAACGAGGCGAGAAATTTGATGATTTGAAGGGTGTAACTGTCGCAATGGTGTTTTTTGAACCATCTACGCGTACTAAACTTTCTTTTGATATTGCCGCAAAGCGACTATCAGCCGACACAATTTCTTTCCAATCTGCTACAAGCAGTCTGACCAAAGGCGAATCCCTAATTGATACTCTTCACACGATTGAAGCAATGGGTGTACAAATGTATGTTGTACGACATGGCAAATCCGGGGTTCCTCAATTTTTGCAAGAAAACACAAGTGGTGTGATTTTGAATGCAGGTGATGGCAAACATGCTCACCCAACTCAAGCACTATTGGATTCATATACTCTTTATCGCCATTTTGGAGATGTCAAAGGGCTCAAAGTATGTATCGTTGGTGATATCATTCATAGCAGGGTGGCGAGGTCGAACATTGCTTTGCTCAAAACTTTGGGTGCTGAAGTCACTTTATGCGCCCCCGGAACTCTTTTGCCACGTAATCGTAACATTTGGGATTGTCCGATAATTGAATCGCTTGATGACGCTGTAGAGTGGGCGGATGTAATGTTGGTGTTGAGATTGCAAAGAGAAAGAATGGAATCGGGCATTTTACCATCAATCACGGAATTTTCGAAATATTATGGTGTGAAATACGAACATTTTACCCGAAAACCTGAATTAGTCTTGATGCATCCCGGACCTGTAAACTTTGGAATTGAATTAGATTACCGTTTGAGCACTTATCCAAATTGCTTGATCCAAACGCAAGTTATCCACGGAGTCTTCATTAGGATGGCATTATTATCACTATTGGGTAGAGACCTTTAG
- a CDS encoding DNA translocase FtsK has translation MKDKLGKIKRKYDKHFKLMAVLIAIFSLLLMLALISYTAEDESNINIKFGDLFKLFGNDEIIAAKASTTQNWLGLTGAFLSDFLYNSTLGYIIIFLPILIIVWSERLFTGGEIQKKLIRFTILFFIASIGFASVIGSLQNFSVFEGIPKEWSGNIGKYLASVVVGFAGAIGSTVFFSLVMLIAFYYGTEFDFNKYFTNFFEVLKRFGIGIWDYTLRLLKIVNEKSYESTDKVKDFMKTQEFGKKHENEEPNANKSETEIEEIGIPEMDDFDSQTVIKREPILKINTPKPEIDSNPVESPNPFKKLGFADKVTQPPPRVMDIERSNRPVAPTPEPIENVKAIVEKNQPKVNTDEKPIVLEEQFKPSLDNFEEPVFTGIEENDEIDSNDDYSENEITAEDVEEANEDTNRTKYFDEDESENDNIVENENVKEEKVIEERPKPVPTPSTYIQPETQRKVNISINDFDDDLDEGELISTAIHDEEINFITPGIDLLNNEVIVSNVSEDELRVNAQILQEKLETFKIYIENLTVTPGPVVTQYEFVPAPGIKISKIESYADDLAMALKAKGIRIIAPIPGKGTVGVEIPNSNPSMVTFCDTIRSSKFAQSTASLPLCLGKNISGEVFIVDLAKMPHLLIAGSTGSGKSVGINTIISSLLYKRHPSELKFVIIDPKKVELQQYSMLKKHYIAMSPDIQDIIITKPDDAVSVLKSTVLEMEIRYDILASVGQKNIIDYNEKILSQKIKSTKEVKHRKMPYIVVIIDELADLMLTASKEIEEPITRLAQMARAVGIHLVLATQRPSVDVITGLIKANFPARIAYLVASKIDSRTILDMQGAEKLLGMGDMLCLQPGKSQPIRVQNSFITTDEVENICEFITHQKGYSSPYMLPSIIEKSDKKMIDPSDRDPLFEEAARLIVRHQQGSVSLIQRRLKVGYARAGRIVDELESAGVVGPFDGSKARIVLMESESDLEAIL, from the coding sequence TTGAAAGATAAATTGGGAAAGATAAAACGAAAATATGATAAGCATTTTAAGTTGATGGCAGTTTTGATAGCAATATTTTCATTGTTGCTAATGCTGGCTCTCATATCTTACACTGCCGAAGACGAATCTAACATCAATATCAAATTTGGAGATTTGTTCAAACTATTTGGTAACGATGAGATTATTGCCGCGAAAGCTTCAACAACTCAAAATTGGCTTGGGCTAACGGGAGCCTTCTTGTCCGACTTCCTTTATAATAGCACTTTGGGATATATTATCATCTTTCTCCCGATTTTGATTATAGTATGGTCGGAAAGATTGTTTACGGGCGGCGAAATACAAAAGAAGTTGATTCGATTCACGATTTTATTTTTTATAGCTTCAATCGGTTTTGCATCTGTAATCGGTTCCTTGCAAAATTTTTCAGTATTTGAAGGAATTCCCAAGGAATGGAGCGGCAATATTGGCAAATATCTTGCTTCTGTCGTGGTTGGATTCGCAGGTGCAATCGGCTCAACTGTTTTCTTCTCCCTTGTAATGCTCATTGCTTTTTACTATGGGACAGAATTCGATTTCAATAAATATTTCACAAATTTCTTCGAAGTTTTAAAACGCTTTGGAATTGGCATTTGGGATTACACTTTGCGTTTGCTAAAAATTGTGAATGAGAAGTCTTACGAAAGTACAGACAAGGTGAAAGATTTCATGAAAACTCAAGAATTCGGCAAAAAACATGAAAATGAGGAACCGAATGCAAACAAAAGCGAAACTGAAATTGAAGAAATTGGTATCCCCGAAATGGATGATTTCGATAGCCAAACCGTCATAAAACGTGAGCCGATACTCAAGATAAACACTCCGAAACCGGAAATAGATTCAAATCCCGTCGAATCGCCAAATCCTTTCAAAAAATTAGGTTTTGCTGATAAAGTGACTCAGCCTCCTCCGCGTGTGATGGATATTGAAAGGTCAAATCGCCCTGTTGCTCCAACACCGGAGCCAATTGAAAATGTAAAAGCTATAGTTGAAAAGAATCAACCGAAAGTTAATACTGATGAAAAACCAATAGTATTAGAGGAACAATTCAAACCCTCTTTAGATAATTTTGAAGAGCCGGTTTTTACAGGAATCGAAGAAAACGATGAAATTGATAGCAATGATGATTACTCAGAAAATGAAATCACTGCGGAAGATGTTGAAGAAGCAAACGAAGACACTAACCGAACAAAATATTTTGACGAAGATGAAAGTGAAAATGATAACATCGTTGAAAATGAGAATGTAAAAGAAGAAAAGGTGATAGAGGAAAGACCTAAGCCTGTTCCGACACCCTCGACTTACATTCAGCCTGAAACTCAACGCAAAGTGAATATTTCAATCAATGATTTCGATGATGATTTGGACGAAGGTGAATTAATTAGCACTGCAATTCACGATGAAGAAATTAATTTCATTACTCCCGGAATAGATTTGCTGAACAACGAAGTCATTGTTTCAAATGTTTCCGAAGACGAGCTTAGAGTGAATGCTCAAATTTTACAAGAAAAGCTGGAAACATTCAAAATTTACATTGAAAATTTGACTGTTACACCGGGACCCGTAGTGACTCAATACGAGTTTGTTCCTGCACCGGGAATTAAAATCAGCAAAATCGAAAGCTATGCCGATGACCTTGCAATGGCTCTCAAAGCCAAAGGTATAAGAATAATCGCCCCAATTCCGGGCAAGGGTACAGTTGGAGTCGAAATTCCAAACTCTAACCCTTCTATGGTGACTTTTTGCGATACAATTAGAAGTTCAAAATTTGCTCAAAGCACTGCATCATTGCCATTATGCCTTGGGAAAAATATCTCCGGGGAAGTTTTCATTGTGGATTTGGCGAAAATGCCTCACCTTCTTATTGCAGGTTCAACAGGTTCAGGTAAATCAGTTGGGATTAATACAATTATCAGTTCTCTACTTTACAAAAGACATCCATCTGAGTTAAAATTTGTAATCATAGACCCTAAGAAGGTAGAATTGCAGCAATATTCCATGCTCAAGAAGCATTACATAGCCATGTCACCCGACATTCAGGATATTATCATTACAAAGCCTGATGATGCCGTGAGCGTACTAAAATCGACAGTTCTTGAAATGGAAATCAGATACGATATTTTAGCATCAGTAGGGCAAAAGAATATAATTGACTACAACGAAAAAATTCTATCTCAGAAAATCAAAAGCACAAAAGAAGTCAAACACCGAAAGATGCCGTACATTGTGGTAATCATTGATGAATTGGCGGATTTGATGCTAACTGCATCCAAAGAAATCGAAGAGCCTATAACCAGATTGGCTCAGATGGCACGTGCAGTCGGTATTCACCTCGTTCTGGCAACTCAAAGACCTTCGGTTGATGTCATCACCGGGCTTATCAAGGCGAACTTCCCTGCTCGGATTGCTTATTTGGTTGCAAGTAAAATTGACTCACGGACGATTCTTGATATGCAAGGAGCCGAGAAATTGCTCGGTATGGGTGATATGTTATGCTTACAACCCGGAAAATCGCAACCCATAAGAGTGCAAAATTCATTCATTACAACAGATGAAGTAGAAAATATTTGTGAATTCATCACTCATCAAAAAGGTTATTCTTCGCCGTATATGTTGCCAAGTATTATCGAAAAAAGCGACAAAAAAATGATTGACCCGAGCGACAGAGACCCATTATTTGAAGAAGCTGCACGGTTAATCGTCCGCCACCAACAGGGTTCGGTTTCACTGATTCAGCGACGCTTAAAAGTAGGCTATGCACGTGCAGGAAGAATTGTAGATGAACTCGAATCTGCCGGCGTGGTCGGTCCATTTGACGGAAGCAAGGCAAGAATAGTATTGATGGAATCTGAAAGTGATTTGGAAGCAATTTTATAA
- the prmC gene encoding peptide chain release factor N(5)-glutamine methyltransferase: MESIWTIVKLIDWGTGYLNNHNIESARLNIELMLSKILNYDRVKLYSNFDQPLSVKELAMLKVMIKRRIASEPLQYILGETYFYGLKFYCRPDVLIPRPETELIIEHFSKITKSKDFTLLDIGTGTGCIAITLAKMYPNASITAIDISEQAIATAALNAELHNVQVELIHADVFEYEFPHMFDYIISNPPYIPLSESKELQAEILLHEPSIAYTDGNDGLTYYRRFNGIIERFMNPTGKFLFEIGAGQSKDLAEILSDKVIDVVFDLSGHDRLIIGANKVLI; the protein is encoded by the coding sequence TTGGAAAGCATCTGGACTATTGTCAAATTGATTGATTGGGGTACCGGATACCTGAACAATCATAATATTGAATCTGCTAGACTCAATATTGAATTGATGCTTTCTAAAATTCTTAACTACGACCGAGTCAAACTTTATTCAAATTTCGACCAACCGCTTAGTGTGAAGGAACTCGCTATGCTGAAGGTAATGATTAAGCGCCGAATTGCTTCGGAACCACTTCAATACATTCTGGGCGAAACATATTTTTATGGACTGAAATTCTATTGCCGACCTGATGTTCTGATACCGAGACCTGAAACCGAGCTAATAATCGAGCATTTCTCGAAAATTACTAAATCAAAGGATTTTACATTATTGGATATTGGTACAGGAACAGGTTGTATAGCAATTACACTTGCCAAAATGTATCCCAATGCCTCGATTACAGCCATAGATATATCTGAGCAAGCTATTGCAACTGCCGCTCTGAATGCCGAACTACATAATGTACAAGTAGAATTGATTCATGCCGACGTTTTTGAATATGAGTTCCCTCATATGTTCGATTATATCATTTCTAATCCGCCATATATTCCGTTGAGCGAAAGCAAAGAACTGCAAGCAGAGATTCTGCTTCATGAGCCATCAATTGCATATACGGACGGTAATGACGGGCTTACTTATTATAGGCGATTTAATGGCATAATTGAGAGATTCATGAATCCGACGGGGAAATTTCTGTTCGAGATAGGAGCAGGTCAAAGTAAAGATTTGGCGGAAATTTTGTCAGACAAAGTTATCGATGTTGTTTTTGACTTATCCGGTCATGACAGATTGATAATTGGTGCCAATAAAGTGTTAATTTAG
- the lptC gene encoding LPS export ABC transporter periplasmic protein LptC → MKSNQYILIFAFLNVALLCSSCDIDFEGKQEEVDKSKAAIIHDKPDQIAYDIEVLFVDSSFTKAILKARKARIYNERYETFLDSGMQVTFFERNSAEFSILTADSARIDDRTKNMLAQGNVIVVAESKGRRLETELLEWDNLRQKIYSTEFVTITTPTEIIKGYGFESDPNLNEYVINRVSGIQKRGN, encoded by the coding sequence ATGAAATCGAACCAATACATATTGATATTCGCCTTTTTAAATGTTGCATTGCTATGCTCTTCTTGCGATATTGATTTCGAAGGAAAACAAGAGGAGGTTGACAAAAGCAAAGCTGCGATAATTCATGATAAACCGGACCAAATAGCTTATGACATCGAAGTTTTATTTGTCGATTCGAGTTTTACGAAAGCAATTTTAAAAGCTCGGAAAGCAAGAATTTACAACGAGCGATATGAGACTTTTCTGGATAGCGGGATGCAAGTTACTTTTTTTGAACGTAATTCAGCCGAATTTTCCATTTTGACAGCTGATAGCGCAAGAATTGATGACAGAACCAAAAATATGTTAGCACAAGGCAATGTTATTGTAGTTGCCGAATCAAAAGGGCGTCGGCTCGAAACAGAGCTTTTGGAATGGGATAATTTGAGACAAAAAATTTATTCAACAGAGTTTGTCACAATAACGACACCGACTGAAATTATCAAAGGGTATGGATTCGAATCTGACCCAAATCTGAATGAATACGTAATTAATCGAGTAAGTGGAATTCAAAAAAGAGGTAACTGA
- the pgsA gene encoding CDP-diacylglycerol--glycerol-3-phosphate 3-phosphatidyltransferase, producing MNHLPNILSIFRLIIAPFFYVCIISDNSQTVVLGVVLFIIGALTDYLDGLLARKYQAISSFGKFLDPLADKVLTGFALVAFSSMKIIPLWMVLIVLFRDLLTTVIRTIDTSGRLNFKTSEIARIKTFIQMAFIAGILFIVFLYHTGMLEITKADYESFLKSDWIDYTMLFVVLLTIYTLVDYLWKIFASFKKKT from the coding sequence ATGAACCATTTGCCCAATATCTTAAGCATTTTTAGACTTATCATAGCTCCCTTCTTTTATGTTTGCATTATTTCCGATAATAGTCAAACAGTAGTTCTTGGGGTTGTTTTGTTCATTATCGGAGCATTGACGGATTACCTCGATGGACTTTTGGCTCGCAAATACCAAGCAATCTCTTCTTTTGGGAAATTTTTAGACCCTTTGGCGGATAAAGTCCTGACGGGTTTTGCTCTTGTCGCCTTTTCATCAATGAAAATAATCCCGCTTTGGATGGTACTCATCGTGCTTTTCCGAGATTTGCTCACTACAGTCATCAGGACTATTGATACATCCGGAAGATTGAATTTTAAGACTTCCGAAATCGCCCGAATCAAAACATTTATTCAAATGGCATTCATAGCAGGAATACTATTCATCGTATTTCTCTATCATACAGGAATGTTGGAAATAACTAAAGCTGATTACGAAAGCTTCCTCAAATCCGATTGGATAGATTATACAATGTTGTTTGTGGTCTTACTCACAATTTATACGCTCGTTGATTATCTTTGGAAAATTTTTGCTTCATTCAAAAAGAAGACATGA
- a CDS encoding phosphatidylglycerophosphatase A gives MNKKVYINFATLYGIGYARYAPGTIASIPPLLFLLLPEDYFYPITLVILIISILISYKQVEKIESDGHSDPGFVVVDEFVGMTIVLLMPFFPKSIFWVILSFAIFRLYDIFKPFPIDKLNSREGAFFVFADDVLAAIFTSLTIYILYVCSQILAIILL, from the coding sequence ATGAACAAAAAAGTTTATATCAACTTTGCAACTTTGTATGGAATAGGATACGCACGATATGCTCCCGGAACCATTGCTAGCATTCCGCCGTTACTGTTTTTATTACTACCTGAAGACTATTTTTATCCGATTACCTTGGTAATTCTTATCATTTCGATACTAATATCATACAAACAAGTAGAAAAAATCGAATCAGATGGACATTCTGACCCGGGTTTTGTAGTTGTAGATGAATTTGTTGGTATGACAATTGTGCTTTTGATGCCATTTTTCCCTAAAAGTATATTTTGGGTAATACTTTCTTTTGCCATTTTCCGCTTATATGATATTTTCAAACCATTTCCAATAGACAAATTAAATTCTCGTGAAGGAGCATTTTTCGTTTTTGCCGATGATGTACTTGCAGCAATTTTCACAAGCCTAACTATCTATATTCTATATGTATGTAGCCAAATATTGGCTATTATTCTACTGTAA
- a CDS encoding 2-phosphosulfolactate phosphatase, translating to MIIDAFLTPYFPETENQFEDSVVVMIDVLRASTTVCAALNAGAKEVIPSDSLDKAVRIYNSLSREARFLGGERNGLMPQGFDAGNSPFEYVPEKVKGRSVILSTTNGTKTFQKAKNAKHKVVAAFSNNAVITDYIRNLLSEYVSNDAKLIFLCAGTNGRLSYEDVLCAGVIIHEISRDYTDCTITDTADAARNLYSYNASDMKNFLMKSDHAKILAANGFEKDIDFCLTLDTLPVIPIVGSNTIRALDI from the coding sequence ATGATAATAGATGCTTTTTTGACCCCATATTTCCCTGAAACTGAGAACCAGTTTGAGGATTCGGTCGTTGTGATGATTGATGTGCTACGAGCAAGTACTACGGTTTGTGCTGCATTGAACGCAGGCGCCAAGGAAGTCATTCCGAGTGACTCGCTAGATAAAGCTGTTAGAATTTATAATAGTTTGAGCCGTGAAGCTCGATTTTTGGGTGGCGAAAGGAATGGACTTATGCCTCAGGGCTTTGATGCAGGCAACTCGCCGTTTGAATATGTACCTGAAAAAGTGAAAGGGCGAAGTGTGATACTATCTACCACGAATGGCACGAAGACTTTTCAGAAAGCGAAAAATGCTAAACATAAAGTTGTAGCTGCTTTTTCGAATAATGCAGTCATTACTGACTATATCAGGAATTTGTTGAGCGAATATGTTTCCAATGATGCGAAGTTGATTTTTCTATGTGCAGGCACCAACGGGCGTCTGAGCTACGAAGACGTATTATGTGCAGGAGTAATCATTCATGAAATTTCTCGCGATTATACTGATTGCACTATAACCGATACAGCAGATGCAGCTCGGAATCTATATTCATATAATGCAAGTGATATGAAAAATTTTCTGATGAAAAGTGACCATGCAAAAATTTTGGCAGCTAATGGATTTGAGAAAGATATTGATTTTTGCCTGACGTTAGACACACTACCTGTGATTCCGATTGTGGGCTCGAACACAATAAGAGCATTGGATATTTAA
- the tpiA gene encoding triose-phosphate isomerase has translation MKKFLIAGNWKMFTNVFESKILVETLLAEIWKKEMHTTVLVCPPFTSLCGVAEIIKDTDLKLGAQNCHFEEKGAFTGEVSPQMLQFLGCEYIIIGHSERRTHFKEDDEIIAKKLSAILDLRLTPILCIGETFEQRINNMTNHILAIQIEKAFEKIEKALIKNVVIAYEPVWAIGTGISATSEQAQETHSWIKDFINSKYSVNREDLTVLYGGSMNDKNCHELLSLADVDGGLIGGASLNAEAFATIIDNAEKISKI, from the coding sequence ATGAAAAAGTTTTTAATTGCAGGCAACTGGAAAATGTTTACAAATGTATTTGAATCAAAAATTTTGGTCGAAACACTTCTCGCCGAAATTTGGAAAAAGGAGATGCATACTACTGTTCTGGTATGTCCGCCATTTACAAGCTTGTGCGGAGTAGCAGAGATTATCAAAGACACTGATTTGAAACTTGGAGCTCAAAATTGTCATTTCGAGGAGAAAGGAGCTTTCACAGGCGAAGTCTCACCGCAGATGCTTCAATTCCTTGGTTGCGAGTATATTATCATTGGGCATTCCGAACGTAGGACGCATTTTAAAGAAGATGATGAAATTATTGCGAAAAAACTTTCAGCTATACTCGATTTGAGACTAACTCCGATATTGTGCATAGGTGAGACTTTCGAGCAAAGGATAAACAATATGACCAATCATATATTGGCTATCCAAATTGAAAAAGCCTTTGAAAAGATTGAGAAAGCTCTTATCAAAAATGTGGTAATAGCATATGAGCCTGTTTGGGCTATCGGTACAGGCATATCTGCCACTTCGGAGCAAGCTCAAGAAACTCATAGTTGGATAAAAGACTTCATCAACTCAAAATATTCTGTAAATAGGGAAGACCTGACAGTTTTGTATGGTGGGAGTATGAATGATAAAAATTGCCACGAACTGCTATCCTTAGCTGATGTTGACGGAGGCTTGATAGGCGGTGCTTCTCTGAATGCGGAAGCTTTTGCTACAATAATTGACAATGCGGAAAAAATCAGCAAGATATGA
- a CDS encoding HU family DNA-binding protein: MNKTDLINAVASSSGLNKVQSEKAIKSTLEALSTELSGGGSVTLIGFGTFSVMERQARMGKNPQTGASISIPAKKVAKFKPGKALSEMVNPVAKTAKKKKK; encoded by the coding sequence ATGAACAAAACTGATCTCATCAATGCAGTTGCCTCAAGCTCGGGTTTGAATAAAGTTCAATCCGAAAAGGCAATCAAAAGTACACTAGAAGCTCTATCAACTGAATTATCAGGTGGTGGCAGTGTAACTTTAATCGGATTCGGTACTTTTTCGGTAATGGAAAGACAAGCACGTATGGGTAAAAATCCCCAAACTGGCGCGTCAATAAGTATTCCGGCAAAGAAAGTTGCCAAATTCAAACCAGGCAAAGCTTTATCAGAAATGGTAAATCCTGTTGCTAAAACAGCGAAAAAGAAAAAGAAATAA
- the recN gene encoding DNA repair protein RecN, whose product MIKHLRIRNFALIDDLEVNFDSGLNVIIGETGSGKSMIVDSLILLFGDRASSDYVRTGENKAIIEAEIEIGGKDGIAALLESNDIDYLIEDTLILRREISAKGSSRNFVNDTPTTLNLLKTIGELLIDFHGQHDHQSLLKSENHIHIFDTINKKDDLIVQFAELKNQLSKKIDEYKSLTKKEHDLKSQRDNLLYKLDEIQQVDPQADEDSKLETELVVLENAEHIIIQCNESYNLLFESETGVQSILSRVNKTMQNLAKFDTAFEQYADEINSAEIISKESSAFLMDYIEKIDYNPDKIEQIRTRLYNIKTLMRKYGTLAEVLELRDKILAELTESENFDFLSKDLLMQINSLREDLAQIGKQISMLRKTEAKTFATQLEDKLNQMGIPNAEFQVVITHRESPNEDLLSIELNKKSYKIFDNGYDELEFHISTNKGEKATPLADVASGGEVSRIMLALKSILAGKDMIPIMVFDEIDTGISGRIAQKVGFVMKELATYHQILAITHLPQIAAMGDNMVLVRKQENDKRTFVETKLLSYEEKIHEIAKMLSGEELTDAAIESAKILINKSV is encoded by the coding sequence ATGATAAAACATTTACGAATCCGTAATTTTGCCTTGATAGATGACCTCGAAGTGAATTTCGATTCGGGGTTGAATGTTATTATTGGCGAAACGGGTTCGGGCAAATCTATGATTGTAGATTCGCTCATTTTGTTATTCGGAGATAGGGCTTCGTCTGATTATGTTCGGACAGGCGAAAATAAAGCAATCATTGAAGCGGAAATTGAAATCGGCGGAAAAGACGGAATTGCAGCTTTGTTGGAAAGCAACGACATTGACTACCTAATCGAAGACACTTTGATACTTCGTCGGGAAATTTCGGCAAAGGGTTCGAGTAGAAATTTTGTAAACGACACTCCAACTACACTCAACTTACTCAAAACTATCGGCGAATTACTAATTGACTTTCACGGTCAACACGACCATCAATCATTGCTTAAATCCGAAAATCATATTCATATTTTTGATACAATCAACAAGAAAGATGACTTAATCGTTCAGTTTGCTGAATTGAAAAATCAACTGAGTAAGAAGATTGACGAATACAAATCATTGACAAAAAAAGAACATGATTTGAAGTCACAAAGGGATAATCTTTTATATAAATTAGATGAAATTCAGCAAGTTGACCCACAAGCTGATGAAGACAGCAAACTCGAAACCGAACTCGTCGTGTTGGAAAATGCCGAACACATCATCATTCAATGCAATGAAAGCTATAATCTTTTGTTCGAATCAGAAACCGGTGTTCAATCAATTTTGTCTCGTGTGAATAAGACAATGCAAAACTTGGCAAAGTTTGATACGGCATTTGAACAATATGCAGATGAGATAAATTCAGCAGAAATCATTTCCAAAGAAAGCTCTGCTTTTTTGATGGATTATATTGAAAAAATAGATTATAACCCTGATAAAATTGAACAAATCAGAACACGTTTATACAATATAAAAACCTTAATGCGAAAGTATGGCACTTTGGCAGAAGTATTAGAACTTCGAGATAAGATTTTGGCTGAACTCACTGAATCCGAGAACTTTGACTTTCTAAGCAAAGATTTGCTGATGCAAATCAATTCATTGAGAGAGGATTTAGCTCAAATTGGCAAACAAATTAGCATGCTCAGAAAAACTGAAGCTAAGACTTTCGCTACCCAACTTGAAGACAAGCTAAATCAAATGGGAATTCCAAATGCAGAATTTCAAGTTGTTATCACGCATAGAGAATCACCAAACGAAGACTTGCTCTCAATTGAATTGAATAAAAAAAGCTACAAAATTTTCGATAATGGCTACGATGAATTAGAATTTCATATTTCGACAAACAAAGGCGAGAAAGCCACTCCATTGGCAGATGTGGCATCAGGTGGCGAAGTGTCGAGAATAATGCTCGCACTAAAGAGTATTTTAGCCGGAAAGGATATGATTCCGATCATGGTTTTTGATGAAATTGATACAGGAATCAGTGGACGAATAGCTCAAAAAGTGGGATTTGTAATGAAAGAGCTTGCTACCTATCACCAAATTTTAGCTATTACACATTTGCCACAAATCGCAGCTATGGGCGACAACATGGTCTTAGTTCGCAAACAGGAAAATGATAAGCGAACTTTTGTTGAAACAAAATTGCTTTCGTATGAAGAAAAAATTCATGAAATTGCGAAAATGTTGAGCGGTGAAGAATTAACAGATGCAGCTATTGAAAGTGCAAAAATTTTGATAAATAAATCGGTGTAG